Proteins encoded by one window of Haliotis asinina isolate JCU_RB_2024 chromosome 6, JCU_Hal_asi_v2, whole genome shotgun sequence:
- the LOC137286680 gene encoding baculoviral IAP repeat-containing protein 7-B-like has protein sequence MTRNGVPLEYLMVFEALRLTSFFGLDIAVSRIKLAKAGFYATGDGDETRCFSCGVRYKNWREGDRPDHVTHKHNCQHSHSSHRGNVPFAENPLPLTTDITSSRLWYPTSDYDLHDPQPEIHDAQPEIHPPYTAPSNGRPRPLTSSALGSWSGSDYHTPDYTQETDRLASFRGWPNESGPTPRQLAAAGFYYTGFQDKVRCFCCGVGLWKWDKEDEPWQEHVRFRPNCRFLAERYPADTSPQTGTNYHAPDYCRESDRLTSFQGWPSKRRPTPQQLATAGFYYTGVMDIVRCFSCGVILRKVDEEDDPRQEHARFRPNCSFLADTTPQVTGTSSNEMYPQRATAKRNTESQDKRESRLCKICLEDPASIIILPCGHVVVCDECASALERCPVCLKHILGTVRVYKTDVRSRQKRTDNK, from the exons ATGACAAGGAATGGAGTACCGCTGGAGTACTTGATGGTATTTGAAGCTCTGAGACTGACATCATTCTTTGGACTGGACATAGCTGTATCCCGGATCAAGCTTGCAAAGGCTGGGTTCTATGCAACAGGAGATGGTGACGAGACGAGGTGCTTCAGCTGTGGTGTGAGGTACAAGAACTGGAGAGAGGGGGACAGACCTGACCATGTGACTCATAAGCATAACTGTCAACATAGTCACAGTTCACATAGAGGTAACGTGCCCTTTGCCGAAAATCCACTACCCTTAACTACTGACATTACTTCATCACGCCTGTGGTATCCAACATCGGACTACGATCTCCATGATCCACAACCAGAGATCCACGATGCACAACCGGAAATCCATCCACCATACACAGCTCCTTCAAATGGTCGTCCAAGACCTCTAACTTCCTCAGCTCTCGGATCATGGTCCGGGAGTGATTACCATACACCTGATTACACCCAGGAGACTGATAGACTTGCATCGTTCAGAGGATGGCCAAATGAGAGTGGTCCAACTCCGCGTCAACTTGCTGCAGCTGGATTTTACTATAcag GTTTCCAGGACAAGGTTCGATGCTTCTGCTGTGGAGTTGGGCTGTGGAAATGGGATAAAGAAGATGAGCCGTGGCAGGAACATGTTCGCTTTAGACCAAACTGCCGATTTTTGGCAGAAAGATATCCTGCAGATACTTCGCCACAG ACTGGAACAAATTACCACGCACCTGATTACTGCCGAGAAAGTGACAGACTAACGTCGTTTCAAGGCTGGCCGAGCAAGAGGAGACCGACACCGCAGCAACTTGCTACAGCTGGGTTTTACTATACAG GTGTCATGGACATAGTCAGATGTTTCTCCTGTGGAGTTATTCTGAGGAAAGTGGATGAAGAAGACGACCCGAGGCAGGAACATGCTCGCTTTAGACCAAACTGCAGTTTTTTGGCAGATACTACGCCACAG GTTACTGGAACGAGTTCTAACGAGATGTATCCTCAAAGAGCAACTGCGAAACGCAACACAGAATCTCAGGACAAAAGAGAGTCCAGATTGTGTAAGATCTGCCTGGAGGACCCCGCAAGCATTATCATCCTCCCCTGTGGACACGTGGTGGTCTGTGATGAGTGTGCCTCAGCCCTTGAACGTTGTCCAGTCTGCCTGAAACACATTTTGGGAACTGTCCGTGTCTATAAAACCGATGTGAGGTCTCGACAGAAACGTACTGATAATAAATGA